In Arthrobacter sp. PAMC25284, a single genomic region encodes these proteins:
- the paaA gene encoding 1,2-phenylacetyl-CoA epoxidase subunit PaaA, which translates to MASQNLQSVPAGVTAEHPDDAARRDAEGQAYFDKVIAEDSRIEPRDWMPPAYRRTLLRQISQHAHSEIIGMQPEANWISRAPSLKRKAVLMAKVQDEAGHGLYLYSAAETLGQPRDQMMQDLMDGKARYSSIFNYPARTWADMGAIGWMVDGAAIANQVPLCRASFGPYGRAMVRVCKEESFHQRQGFEILLELSHGTPEQKQMAQDAVNRWYAPALMMFGPPDDDSPNSKQSMAWNIKRFSNDELRNRFVGMMVEQVRVLGLTLPDPDIRFNEDTKKWEHGPLDWDEFHEVLAGRGPCNAQRLERRREAHEDGAWVREAAAAYAAKQSAKQKETAA; encoded by the coding sequence ACAAGGTCATCGCTGAAGATTCCCGGATCGAGCCGCGGGACTGGATGCCCCCGGCCTACCGCAGGACCCTGCTGCGCCAGATCTCGCAGCACGCGCACTCGGAGATCATCGGGATGCAGCCGGAAGCCAACTGGATCTCCCGCGCGCCGAGTCTCAAGCGCAAGGCCGTCCTGATGGCCAAGGTCCAGGACGAGGCCGGCCACGGGCTGTACCTCTACTCCGCCGCCGAAACCCTCGGACAGCCGCGCGATCAGATGATGCAGGACCTGATGGACGGCAAAGCCCGGTACTCCTCCATTTTCAACTACCCCGCCCGGACCTGGGCTGACATGGGCGCCATCGGCTGGATGGTTGACGGCGCCGCGATCGCCAATCAGGTCCCGCTCTGCCGCGCCTCCTTCGGACCCTACGGCCGGGCCATGGTCCGGGTGTGCAAGGAAGAGTCCTTCCACCAGCGCCAGGGCTTCGAAATCCTGCTGGAGCTCTCCCACGGCACGCCCGAGCAGAAGCAGATGGCCCAGGACGCCGTGAACCGCTGGTACGCCCCGGCCCTGATGATGTTCGGCCCGCCGGATGATGATTCACCCAACTCCAAACAATCCATGGCCTGGAACATCAAGCGCTTCAGCAACGACGAACTGCGCAACCGGTTCGTCGGGATGATGGTGGAACAGGTCAGGGTTCTGGGCCTGACGCTGCCGGACCCGGACATCCGCTTCAACGAGGACACGAAAAAGTGGGAGCACGGACCCTTGGACTGGGATGAATTCCACGAAGTCCTCGCCGGCCGCGGTCCCTGCAATGCCCAGCGCCTGGAACGCCGCCGCGAAGCCCACGAAGACGGTGCCTGGGTCCGCGAAGCCGCAGCCGCCTACGCCGCGAAGCAGTCCGCCAAGCAGAAGGAAACCGCAGCATGA